From the Salinimicrobium tongyeongense genome, one window contains:
- a CDS encoding phage holin family protein, producing the protein MTFLLRILLTAVVVVFLANFLPGVTVTGYVTAIVVALVLALLNLIVKPVLVLLTLPVTILTLGLFLIVINAIIILLVDAFVSGFQVSGFWIAVLFSILLSIIQSIFFSIAERK; encoded by the coding sequence ATGACCTTTCTTTTAAGAATCCTCCTCACCGCTGTAGTAGTGGTGTTTCTTGCGAATTTCTTACCCGGAGTAACTGTGACGGGATATGTTACCGCCATAGTTGTTGCGCTGGTATTGGCCTTACTCAATCTTATTGTAAAACCAGTTTTGGTGTTGTTGACGCTCCCCGTGACCATTCTCACCCTGGGTCTTTTTCTCATAGTGATCAACGCTATTATTATTCTATTAGTAGATGCTTTTGTGAGTGGATTCCAGGTGAGTGGTTTCTGGATTGCAGTGCTGTTTAGTATCCTGCTGTCAATAATTCAATCCATCTTTTTCTCAATTGCCGAAAGGAAATAA
- a CDS encoding NAD kinase: MKAAIYGQFYHANSGIYIEELLNVLDSENIEIAIEENFLRLIDENNEIKKNFQHFKTFKELDNSYDIFISVGGDGTILQSINFVRDLDIPIMGINTGRLGFLATVHKEEIRATISRLLKEEYKISERSLLCIMTDPEVEELHGNNFALNEIAVSRKNSTSMITIDTWLDDEPLTSYWADGLIVSTPTGSTGYSLSCGGPVITPATKALVITPIAPHNLNARPLVIKDNTRIRLRVSGRADDYLVSMDSRLATLKNNTTVTIKKAPFKIKIVEFTSDTFLKTLRKKLLWGEDKRN, encoded by the coding sequence ATGAAGGCTGCGATTTACGGACAATTTTATCACGCTAATTCAGGCATTTATATTGAAGAGCTGCTCAACGTGCTCGATTCAGAAAATATTGAGATCGCCATAGAAGAAAACTTCCTGAGGCTTATTGATGAAAACAACGAGATCAAGAAAAATTTTCAGCACTTTAAGACCTTTAAAGAGCTTGACAACTCATACGATATCTTTATAAGTGTTGGCGGAGATGGCACCATACTGCAGTCGATTAATTTTGTGCGCGATCTGGATATTCCCATTATGGGAATTAACACCGGAAGACTGGGGTTTCTGGCTACTGTTCACAAAGAAGAAATTAGGGCTACAATTTCCAGGCTCCTAAAAGAAGAATACAAAATCTCTGAACGCTCCCTGCTGTGCATCATGACCGATCCTGAAGTGGAAGAACTGCACGGCAACAATTTTGCGCTAAATGAAATAGCCGTAAGCCGAAAGAACAGCACCTCTATGATCACTATAGACACCTGGCTTGATGATGAACCACTCACTTCTTATTGGGCAGACGGATTAATAGTTTCAACACCCACCGGCTCTACCGGCTACTCGCTTAGCTGTGGCGGCCCCGTAATAACACCGGCCACAAAAGCCCTGGTTATTACCCCCATTGCCCCGCACAACCTCAACGCCCGCCCACTGGTGATCAAAGACAACACCCGCATTAGGCTGAGGGTGTCGGGACGGGCAGATGATTACCTGGTCTCGATGGATTCGCGCCTGGCAACTTTAAAAAATAACACTACCGTCACAATTAAAAAAGCCCCTTTTAAGATCAAGATAGTTGAATTTACCAGTGACACCTTCTTAAAAACCCTCCGAAAAAAACTACTTTGGGGTGAAGATAAGCGAAATTAA
- the clpP gene encoding ATP-dependent Clp endopeptidase proteolytic subunit ClpP has translation MDYAKEFEKYATRHHGINSNYYNKIISSMYPQGMTPNIIEERQMNIAIFDVFSRLMMDRIIFLGTGISDQVANIIQAQLLFLESTDSSKDIQIYINSPGGSVYAGLGIYDTMQFIKPDVATICTGMAASMGAVLLCAGEKGKRSGLPHSRVMIHQPLGGAQGQASDIEITAREILILKKELYDIIAKHTGQTYEKIHEDSDRDYWMKADKALEYGMIDEILTREK, from the coding sequence ATGGATTACGCTAAAGAATTTGAAAAATACGCTACCCGGCATCACGGGATCAACAGCAATTATTACAATAAAATTATAAGCAGCATGTACCCGCAAGGTATGACGCCCAACATTATTGAGGAGAGGCAAATGAATATCGCTATTTTTGACGTTTTCTCCCGTTTGATGATGGATCGTATCATCTTCCTGGGCACAGGGATCAGTGACCAGGTAGCCAATATCATCCAGGCGCAATTGCTGTTTTTGGAGAGTACAGACTCTTCAAAAGATATTCAGATTTATATCAACTCTCCGGGTGGAAGCGTGTACGCAGGCCTTGGAATCTACGATACCATGCAGTTCATAAAGCCCGATGTGGCTACCATTTGTACAGGTATGGCCGCTTCTATGGGAGCTGTGTTGTTATGTGCAGGTGAAAAAGGAAAAAGAAGCGGGTTGCCACATTCCCGTGTGATGATTCACCAGCCTCTTGGGGGAGCCCAGGGCCAGGCAAGTGATATCGAGATCACCGCCCGGGAGATCCTTATCCTTAAAAAGGAGCTTTATGACATTATTGCCAAACATACAGGCCAGACATACGAGAAGATCCATGAAGATAGTGATCGCGATTACTGGATGAAAGCAGATAAGGCTTTAGAATATGGAATGATTGATGAGATTCTAACAAGGGAGAAATAA
- the porG gene encoding type IX secretion system protein PorG — translation MRYLVVMVLIGLCGFQTYSQNFEVGPFIGGANYIGDVGNTTYINPNAPVFGGLVKWNRSDRHSFRFSLLYAQLKADDAKSNEGRRLDRGYSFSNNIAEASLGLEFTFWNWDLHSNTYQSTPYLYTGISYYFAKHYMLKNRAYTNPAANELQEAGNNWEFSLPIVMGYKQTLTNFLAAGIEIGARYTFTDNLDGSRPSEVEGNYQPYDFGNENTTDWYVFTGIYFTFNFGRGSGCFNKY, via the coding sequence ATGAGGTATCTTGTTGTTATGGTTTTGATTGGGCTTTGCGGCTTCCAAACATATTCCCAAAATTTTGAAGTGGGCCCTTTTATAGGAGGTGCAAATTATATTGGGGATGTGGGCAACACTACCTACATAAATCCTAACGCCCCCGTATTTGGAGGCCTGGTAAAATGGAACCGCAGTGACCGCCATTCGTTCAGGTTTTCATTATTGTATGCACAACTCAAAGCCGATGACGCCAAATCTAATGAAGGACGCCGCCTGGACAGAGGCTATTCTTTTTCCAACAATATTGCTGAAGCCTCTTTAGGATTGGAATTTACTTTCTGGAATTGGGACCTGCATTCCAATACATACCAATCAACTCCTTATCTTTACACCGGCATTAGCTATTATTTTGCCAAACATTACATGTTAAAGAACAGGGCATATACCAATCCTGCGGCAAATGAGCTGCAGGAAGCCGGAAATAACTGGGAATTTTCGCTTCCTATAGTGATGGGCTACAAACAAACCCTCACCAATTTTCTCGCTGCCGGAATAGAAATAGGTGCCCGTTATACTTTTACCGACAACCTGGATGGGAGCCGTCCTTCTGAAGTAGAGGGCAATTACCAGCCGTACGATTTCGGAAATGAAAACACCACCGACTGGTATGTGTTTACCGGCATCTACTTCACATTTAATTTCGGAAGAGGGTCGGGCTGTTTCAACAAATACTAA
- a CDS encoding alpha/beta fold hydrolase translates to MKLHSTILGEGQPILILHGFLGMSDNWKTLGNEFSEAGYQVHLIDQRNHGRSPHSEVFNYTELAKDVKEYIENYSLKNVILIGHSMGGKTAMTAAALFPHLIEKLVVVDISPKYYAPHHQQILKGLKAVDDATLSSRGDADEVMAQYVPEKAVRMFLLKNLYWKQKERLGLRLNLDVLTREIEELGQSLPADYTFSKPSLFIKGEKSNYITSEDEGLIKKHFPKATLSVVSRAGHWVHAENKKGFYEQVMKFLSF, encoded by the coding sequence ATGAAATTACATTCCACTATACTTGGAGAAGGACAGCCCATTTTGATCCTCCACGGATTTTTGGGCATGAGCGATAACTGGAAAACTTTGGGGAATGAATTTTCGGAGGCAGGTTACCAGGTTCACCTCATTGACCAGAGAAACCACGGGCGTAGCCCCCACAGTGAGGTGTTTAATTATACCGAACTCGCCAAAGATGTTAAAGAATATATTGAGAACTACAGTCTCAAAAATGTCATTTTAATAGGACATTCTATGGGCGGCAAAACGGCCATGACTGCTGCGGCTCTCTTTCCGCACCTCATTGAAAAACTTGTGGTTGTGGATATCTCACCCAAATATTATGCGCCGCACCACCAGCAGATCTTAAAGGGCTTAAAAGCTGTAGACGACGCTACCCTCAGTTCAAGGGGAGACGCCGATGAGGTGATGGCGCAGTATGTTCCCGAAAAAGCCGTGCGAATGTTTCTGCTTAAAAACCTGTACTGGAAGCAAAAAGAAAGGCTGGGCTTAAGGCTCAACCTCGATGTGCTAACCCGCGAGATCGAAGAGCTGGGCCAGAGCCTTCCGGCCGACTATACTTTCTCAAAACCCAGCCTGTTCATTAAAGGAGAAAAGTCTAATTACATCACTTCCGAAGACGAGGGGCTCATAAAAAAGCATTTTCCAAAGGCTACGCTCTCTGTTGTTTCTCGGGCAGGCCACTGGGTGCACGCTGAGAATAAGAAAGGATTTTATGAGCAGGTCATGAAATTTCTCTCATTTTAG
- a CDS encoding isoprenyl transferase, with amino-acid sequence MNFKENIDPSKLPRHIAIIMDGNGRWAKKQGLMRVKGHEKGTKAVREVVEGCAEIGVKNLTLYAFSTENWNRPKIEVDTLMKLLVSSLKKEIKTLQDNDISLNAIGCLDNLPSKAYRELQEVIEKTSGNKRMVLTLALSYGSREELTTMVRKISEKVSAGEIFPKDIDESVINKHLYTRKLPDVDLVIRTSGEQRISNFLLWQIAYAELYFSEILWPDYRREDLYEAIYNYQNRERRFGKTSEQLS; translated from the coding sequence ATGAACTTTAAAGAAAATATTGATCCTTCAAAATTACCCAGGCACATTGCCATAATAATGGATGGCAACGGCAGGTGGGCAAAAAAGCAGGGATTAATGCGCGTTAAGGGTCATGAAAAAGGCACCAAAGCTGTTAGGGAAGTAGTAGAAGGCTGCGCAGAGATTGGGGTAAAAAACCTCACCCTTTATGCTTTTTCTACGGAAAACTGGAACAGGCCAAAAATTGAAGTGGATACCCTTATGAAGCTTTTGGTCTCCTCCCTTAAAAAAGAGATCAAGACCCTTCAGGATAACGACATCTCCCTTAATGCCATAGGCTGCCTGGACAACCTCCCATCTAAAGCTTACCGGGAACTACAGGAAGTAATCGAAAAGACTTCAGGAAACAAGAGGATGGTCCTCACCCTGGCCCTTAGCTACGGCTCACGGGAAGAACTCACCACAATGGTAAGGAAAATTTCAGAAAAAGTATCGGCAGGAGAGATTTTCCCTAAAGATATTGATGAATCGGTTATAAATAAGCATCTTTACACCCGCAAGCTTCCGGATGTTGATCTGGTAATAAGAACAAGCGGTGAACAACGCATAAGCAATTTCCTGTTATGGCAAATTGCTTATGCCGAATTATATTTTTCAGAAATACTTTGGCCAGATTACAGGAGAGAAGACCTGTATGAAGCCATTTATAATTATCAAAACAGAGAACGAAGATTTGGAAAAACAAGTGAGCAACTTAGTTAG
- the tig gene encoding trigger factor: protein MNITRENIDELNAVLKVDIAKEDYSGKVEKVLKDYRKNANIPGFRKGHVPMGMVKKQYGKAVLVDEVNKLLQDALNKYLTEEKLDVLGNPLPKEQENFDWDSDNYTFEFELGLSPQFEVSLDNEKPITHYNIVAGDEMIDNQVKTIQKQYGKLVSKETAEEGDQLSGTFKNEAEGIDNKTSLPLEKVKNKEPFLGAKAGDTVKVSTKGLFEDDHQLMDFLEVEHDKAHGLDVEVAFHVEEVNTQELADLDQELFDKLFGNGEVTSVTELKEKIKEDAAKQFEQQSDQQLLNDVTEMLIENTQFDLPKEFLQKWIQTAGEKELSAEEAQEEYEKSEKGLRFQLIEGKLIQEHNLEVKFEDLKAFAKERIKEQMAQFGQLNPEDKELDDIAARILSRQDEVKRLSEQLMNQKLLALYKEKVNLEEKEVTYEEFVKEVYE, encoded by the coding sequence ATGAATATAACGAGAGAGAACATTGACGAACTTAATGCAGTCCTCAAGGTTGATATAGCCAAAGAAGACTATAGCGGAAAAGTTGAAAAAGTCCTGAAAGATTACCGTAAAAATGCAAATATTCCCGGCTTCCGTAAAGGGCATGTGCCAATGGGAATGGTAAAGAAGCAGTACGGGAAGGCAGTTTTGGTAGATGAGGTGAACAAACTTCTTCAGGATGCCCTTAACAAATATCTTACTGAAGAAAAACTGGATGTTCTTGGAAATCCGCTTCCAAAGGAGCAGGAAAATTTCGACTGGGATAGCGACAACTATACCTTCGAGTTTGAACTTGGCCTTTCTCCACAGTTTGAGGTGAGCCTTGACAACGAGAAGCCAATTACTCATTATAACATTGTTGCCGGTGACGAGATGATCGACAACCAGGTGAAAACAATTCAGAAGCAATACGGGAAACTTGTTTCCAAAGAAACTGCCGAAGAAGGAGACCAGCTTTCAGGTACTTTTAAAAATGAGGCTGAAGGCATAGACAACAAAACTAGCTTACCTCTTGAAAAGGTCAAAAACAAGGAGCCTTTTCTTGGCGCAAAAGCAGGTGATACTGTAAAAGTGAGCACTAAAGGCCTTTTTGAAGATGATCATCAGTTGATGGATTTCCTTGAGGTGGAGCATGACAAAGCACATGGGCTTGATGTGGAGGTAGCATTTCACGTAGAGGAAGTAAACACCCAGGAGCTTGCCGATCTTGATCAGGAGCTTTTCGATAAATTATTCGGAAATGGGGAAGTAACTTCGGTAACCGAACTTAAAGAGAAGATCAAAGAAGATGCGGCCAAGCAATTTGAGCAGCAAAGCGATCAGCAATTGCTGAATGATGTTACTGAAATGTTGATCGAAAACACTCAGTTCGACCTTCCGAAGGAATTTCTTCAGAAGTGGATCCAGACTGCCGGTGAAAAGGAACTTTCAGCTGAAGAGGCGCAAGAGGAGTACGAAAAGAGCGAAAAAGGACTAAGATTCCAGCTTATTGAAGGAAAATTGATCCAGGAGCACAACCTTGAAGTGAAATTTGAAGACCTTAAAGCTTTTGCTAAAGAAAGGATCAAAGAACAAATGGCACAATTTGGCCAGTTGAACCCTGAAGATAAGGAGCTTGATGATATCGCCGCCCGTATCCTTTCCCGACAGGATGAAGTAAAACGCCTTTCTGAGCAGTTGATGAACCAGAAGCTGCTCGCCCTGTACAAGGAAAAAGTGAACCTTGAGGAGAAAGAAGTAACATACGAAGAATTTGTTAAAGAAGTTTACGAATAG
- a CDS encoding CBS domain-containing protein, translating into MNIQPYILNEIKIPQFHTPVSEVLKIFNEFPYSHLPVMQGDIYMGCIPVADARIFEAGKPIEDFQYALEGFFVRNTDNWIDVLHNFSKNDANIMPVLDENNQFLGYLELQDIMNLFTESPFLNNPGGIIVVEKGIKDYSFSEVCQIVESNGADVLGAFVSGTENERAQITLKTGKVPFNAIFQTFRRYGYEVISQHPEDSFSSDLQDRSRYLDKYLNI; encoded by the coding sequence ATGAACATTCAGCCATACATCCTCAATGAGATTAAAATTCCGCAATTTCACACTCCTGTGTCTGAAGTGCTGAAGATTTTTAATGAATTCCCCTACTCTCATTTACCTGTAATGCAGGGGGATATTTACATGGGGTGCATACCCGTGGCCGATGCGAGGATCTTTGAAGCCGGTAAACCCATAGAAGACTTTCAGTACGCCCTGGAAGGTTTTTTTGTAAGAAATACCGATAACTGGATAGATGTGCTGCACAATTTTTCTAAAAATGACGCTAACATCATGCCTGTTCTTGACGAGAACAACCAGTTCTTGGGGTACCTTGAACTGCAAGACATCATGAATTTATTTACGGAATCGCCTTTTCTGAATAACCCCGGCGGAATCATAGTGGTAGAAAAAGGCATTAAAGATTACTCCTTTAGTGAAGTTTGCCAGATAGTAGAATCTAATGGGGCAGATGTTCTAGGGGCATTTGTTTCGGGCACAGAAAATGAGCGCGCCCAGATCACCCTTAAAACCGGAAAGGTTCCTTTTAATGCCATTTTTCAAACCTTTAGAAGGTACGGTTACGAGGTAATTTCCCAACACCCTGAAGATTCCTTTTCTTCAGACCTGCAGGATCGTTCGCGTTACCTGGATAAATACCTAAACATCTAG
- a CDS encoding G-D-S-L family lipolytic protein, with amino-acid sequence MKNYIKYIGILALGMVACEPEFDNPVDEQDAYSNGEADFSNYVALGNSLTAGYADNALYITGQENSYPNILAQQFAKVQETQEFRIPFMADNAGGLLFGGQPNPNFRNRLVLSIIDGDTLPKVYTGMAPTTEVANSLSGYFNNMGIPGARSYHLLAPGYGNIEGLGADPTTANPYFVRFASTPGTTVVADAVAQNPTFFSLWIGNNDVLGYATSGGVDENEITSLVMFQGVYSTIVNSLLESGATGGVLINIPNVTDVPFFTYIPTSPLDPTNPQYGPNIPTLNQTFALLNPALLALRGVTEETPGESEFSIEFNPAGASPVIVRDESLPDISQQLKTVLQDNGYDEATATIYASQFGQVRQATSEDLIPLTSSSAIGALNQERFEELVEMGLPQSQAGLLATNGITYPLEDQYVLTPSEQEKISARTEEFNEHIKTVAEQNGLAHVDAAGLLSKVATEGISFDAGTVTSDFVRGGAFSLDGIHLTPRGYALVANKIIEEINKTYNSEVPTVNIGNYGTVTPNNQVGN; translated from the coding sequence ATGAAAAATTATATAAAATATATCGGGATCCTGGCGCTGGGAATGGTTGCATGTGAACCTGAATTTGATAATCCCGTAGATGAGCAGGACGCATACAGTAATGGAGAAGCCGATTTTTCCAACTACGTGGCATTAGGAAATTCCCTTACTGCCGGATATGCAGATAACGCACTTTATATTACCGGACAGGAAAATTCCTATCCAAACATCCTCGCGCAGCAGTTCGCCAAAGTGCAGGAAACCCAGGAGTTCAGAATTCCTTTCATGGCTGATAATGCCGGGGGGCTTTTATTCGGAGGACAGCCTAATCCGAATTTTAGAAATCGATTAGTGCTTTCTATTATCGACGGAGATACCCTGCCAAAAGTCTATACCGGAATGGCACCAACTACAGAGGTTGCTAATTCCCTGTCGGGATATTTTAACAATATGGGAATTCCCGGTGCCCGAAGCTACCATTTACTGGCTCCGGGGTATGGTAATATTGAGGGGTTGGGTGCAGATCCTACTACTGCAAACCCTTATTTTGTGCGTTTCGCCTCAACTCCCGGTACAACGGTAGTTGCAGATGCAGTTGCACAAAATCCTACTTTTTTTAGCCTTTGGATTGGTAATAATGACGTATTAGGATATGCAACTTCAGGGGGTGTAGATGAAAATGAAATCACGAGTTTGGTAATGTTTCAGGGAGTATATTCCACTATCGTGAATTCTTTACTGGAATCTGGGGCAACAGGTGGAGTCTTAATAAATATTCCAAATGTGACAGACGTACCGTTCTTCACTTATATCCCAACTTCTCCTTTAGATCCGACCAATCCACAATACGGTCCAAATATTCCAACTTTAAACCAAACTTTTGCTCTTCTAAATCCAGCTTTACTTGCTTTAAGAGGAGTGACAGAAGAAACACCAGGGGAATCTGAGTTTTCGATTGAGTTCAATCCGGCGGGGGCAAGTCCTGTTATAGTTAGGGACGAGTCACTTCCAGACATTTCTCAGCAATTAAAAACAGTCCTTCAGGACAACGGTTATGATGAAGCTACAGCAACTATTTATGCTTCTCAATTTGGACAGGTAAGACAGGCTACATCAGAAGATCTAATTCCTTTAACCTCTTCAAGCGCAATTGGAGCATTGAATCAGGAAAGGTTTGAGGAGCTTGTTGAAATGGGGCTTCCTCAATCTCAGGCAGGATTGTTAGCTACAAATGGTATTACATATCCGCTGGAAGATCAATATGTACTTACTCCTTCAGAACAGGAAAAGATATCTGCCAGGACTGAGGAATTTAATGAGCACATAAAAACTGTTGCAGAGCAAAATGGTCTTGCTCATGTAGATGCTGCCGGATTGCTTAGCAAAGTAGCAACAGAGGGAATTTCTTTTGATGCCGGTACTGTAACTTCAGATTTTGTACGTGGCGGTGCTTTCTCTCTTGACGGGATCCACCTTACCCCACGCGGTTATGCTTTAGTGGCAAACAAAATCATTGAAGAGATCAACAAAACCTATAATTCAGAAGTTCCAACAGTAAACATCGGGAATTACGGAACCGTAACTCCAAACAATCAGGTGGGTAATTAA
- a CDS encoding OmpP1/FadL family transporter, whose amino-acid sequence MRKVLLSMVFALAGAITYAGGYRVGVQGQRALAMGHTGVAVVNSAELGFFNPAGLVYLENQLTISAGVSAVFSEVAWQNEKTGESARTDNPAGTPFYFNASYKLNENLAVGLSVYTPYGSTVKWEDDWAGSHLVNNIELQAIYIQPLISYKVADFLSVGGGPIFVTGSVNFNRNLSRTLTDIDGNRANVTIDASGVNEWGWSASALFTATEDFRIGINYRSEIIMNAEDGDADFQNIPDTPLAPFSDTTFDAQLPLPAELTVGLSYQLNEKWLLAFDFNRTFWDVYESLDIKFANGVVSQNARNYEDANTWRFGAQYEATDRLTLRAGYYLDESPVQEGYFAPETPRNDSMGFTAGLSLDVTSRLAIDASFAYVRFDEVDASYDYYVDENNQTVPFGGTYKSVAFIPGLGVTYKF is encoded by the coding sequence ATGAGAAAAGTATTATTGTCAATGGTATTTGCGCTTGCAGGTGCCATAACTTATGCCGGGGGTTACCGGGTTGGGGTGCAGGGGCAGCGAGCGCTGGCCATGGGGCACACGGGAGTTGCCGTTGTGAACAGTGCCGAGTTGGGATTCTTTAATCCTGCGGGACTGGTTTATCTTGAAAATCAATTAACGATCTCTGCAGGGGTAAGTGCGGTTTTTTCTGAAGTTGCCTGGCAGAACGAAAAAACAGGGGAGAGTGCACGCACCGATAATCCTGCGGGAACACCTTTCTATTTCAATGCTTCTTATAAACTGAATGAAAACCTCGCGGTAGGCCTAAGTGTCTATACTCCTTATGGAAGTACCGTGAAATGGGAAGATGACTGGGCAGGTTCTCACCTGGTGAACAATATTGAGCTGCAGGCAATTTATATCCAGCCGCTTATTTCTTATAAAGTTGCCGATTTCTTAAGTGTTGGGGGAGGTCCCATCTTCGTAACCGGTTCAGTGAACTTTAACCGAAACCTGAGCAGAACCCTCACCGACATTGATGGTAACAGGGCAAATGTAACCATTGATGCTTCGGGGGTAAACGAATGGGGATGGTCTGCCAGTGCCCTTTTCACAGCAACCGAAGACTTCAGAATAGGAATTAATTACCGTTCAGAAATCATTATGAACGCCGAAGACGGCGATGCCGATTTCCAGAATATTCCTGATACTCCTTTGGCACCTTTTAGTGACACAACTTTTGATGCGCAATTGCCGCTGCCAGCCGAGCTTACCGTAGGACTGTCATACCAGCTCAACGAGAAATGGTTGCTGGCTTTCGATTTTAACAGGACTTTCTGGGATGTTTACGAATCTCTTGATATTAAGTTTGCAAACGGTGTGGTTTCTCAAAACGCCCGTAATTATGAAGATGCCAATACCTGGAGGTTTGGAGCGCAATACGAAGCTACAGACAGGCTTACACTGCGTGCAGGATATTATCTTGACGAATCTCCGGTACAGGAAGGCTATTTTGCTCCCGAAACGCCTCGTAATGATTCCATGGGGTTCACAGCAGGTCTTTCACTTGATGTTACTTCAAGACTGGCCATAGACGCTTCTTTCGCCTATGTGAGATTTGATGAGGTTGATGCTTCGTATGATTATTATGTTGATGAAAACAACCAAACTGTACCTTTTGGAGGCACATATAAATCTGTAGCCTTTATTCCCGGGCTTGGGGTAACTTATAAATTCTAA